In Flavobacterium sp. GSB-24, the genomic window GGAGTGAATACAAAGTTACAGGCTTATTAAGGAAAAATGTACATCCTAATTATACATGGACAGAGTTTATTCTACAGAATGACGCTAAAGAATTTCTATATCTTTCTGTTTCTAATGGACATTGGATGATGCTTACCGAAATGGAAAGTATTGAAGAACTAAAAAAAGGTGTTAAAGTTCTAAAGCATGATGATGTAGATTATGATCTGTTTGAACATTCGGATGCTGAAATTATAGATGCACAAGGTTTTTTTGATTTTGAACTTCCTCAAAACAAATTAATTCATCTTGCTGAATTTATAAATCCGCCTAATATCATTTCTGTTGAAAAGATGAATAACGTACAAACGGCATATTATGGTGAATATGTGAGCAAAAGTGTCATTCAGAAAGCTTTTCCAAAAAGAACAATGCCATATCAGTCTGGTGTTAATATGATTCAGCCATCTCGCTTTGACCTTAGAAATACAGCCATTATTTTCTGTCTTTTCGCCTTATTGATTATAATGGCAAACTGGTATATTTATAAAGATCAGGTGGAGCAAAATGTTTTCAATAGTGCTATTAAATTTAGCGAATTTGATAATAAAGAAATTACCAGTCCATCTTTTGTGCTCAATGGTGCTTCTGCTCCTATGACGATTAAGGTTTCAACAGGGGTTAATAATTCATGGGCAAATTTGAATGTTGCTTTAATTAATGAAGATAATGGCGACGAGATTTATGCCAACAAAGATATAGAATACTATTACGGTTATTCTGATGGAGAATCTTGGACAGAAGGGAGTCAGTCTGAGAAGTTTAATATCTGTGGCGTAAAAGCAGGTAAATACCATCTTCTAATAACACCAATGAAAGCTCCTGAAGATGCTAATAATAGTGAAATGAATGTTAATGTGGTTTGGAATCAGCCTTCGAATAGAAATCTATGGCTGGTTATCATCGGTATGGTTGTGATTTATTTCGTAATACGATATTTTAAAAATCAATTTGAAAAACAGAGATGGTCAGACAGTTCCTACTCGACTTACGAATAATAATATGAAAAGAATTTCAGATTTCTTTATCAATAATTGGGCGCCATTAGCAATTGGATTCTTTTGCTTTGGAGTTTATATTTATTTTGCTCTTGCAGGGAACAGAATCTGCGATTGTGAAACCACAGAAAATTACAAACCAACAGGAAGCCGTTCCTCTTATAATCATTTTTACCACAAATAAAAACTCAAACAATATGGAATTAATTCACGCGCAACCAATAGTAAATTCAATTATTTATTCTTTTTTAGGCATTATCATTTTATTAATCGGTTATTATATTATTGAAAAACTTACTCCAGAAAATACTTGGAAAGAAGTTGTAGAAAAGAATAATGTTGCTGTTGCCATTGTTTTGGCAGCATTTATCATTGGAATTTCAATGATTATTAGCGCCGCAATTCATGGGTAAAAAATTTCTTAGGTTTGAATTTCTTTTACTCTTTGCCGTATTTATAATTGCCACTTGCGGACTTATTTATGAGTTGGTTGCAGGAACTCTGGCGAGTTATTTATTAGGCGATTCGGTAAAACAGTTTTCATTTATTATTGGCGTGTACCTGTTTTCTATGGGTATAGGTTCTTTTTTTTCAAAGTTTTTTCACAAGAATCTGCTTAACACTTTTGTAGAAATAGAAATACTGGTTGGACTTATTGGAGGTCTGAGTTCGGTAGTTTTGTTTTTACTGTTTGAAAGTGTGGGCTCTTTTCAATTCATCCTATATTTATTTGTTTTCGTAACCGGATTTTTGGTTGGTTTAGAGATTCCGCTTTTAATGAATATTTTAAAAGACAGAGTCGAGTTTAAAGATTTGGTTTCGAATGTTTTTACATTTGATTATATCGGAGCATTATTGGCTTCCATATTATTTCCTCTGGTTTTAGTGCCAAAATTGGGAATTATGGGAACCTCTCTTTTCTTCGGAATGATAAACGTAAGTATTGCTATTGCTTTATGTTTTTTATTGAAAAGAGAACTAAAGAAACCCGCTTTACTGCGTGCAAAAGCCGTTTTTTCATTTTTATTATTGCTAGGCGTTTTTATTTTTTCGAATGATATTCTAGCTTACTCAGAAGGGAAATTGTACGGAGAAAACATCATTTATACCAATTCAACACCTTATCAGCGTATTGTTTTAACGCACAATAAAAGCGATTATAGGCTTTATTTAAATAATAACCTGCAATTTAGTTCGGCAGACGAATATCGTTATCACGAAGCTTTGGTTCATCCCGTTATGTCGATGGCAAAAAGTGTAAAAAACGTTTTGGTGTTGGGAGGTGGAGACGGTTTGGCAGTTCGCGAAATATTGAAATACAAAGAGGTGCAAAAAGTAACTCTTGTAGATTTGGATGAAGGAATGACAAAGTTGTTTAAAACTAATACAGTCTTGACCAATTTCAATAAAAGTTCACTTAATAATTCTAAGGTTACCGTTATTAATACCGATGCTTATATCTGGGCTAAAAGCTGTAAAGAGAAATTCGATGCTGTGATAATCGATTTTCCAGATCCGTCCAATTATAGTTTAGGGAAATTGTACTCGGTTAATTTCTATCAAACCATAAAAACTATTTTACATCCAGATGCAGCGGTTGTTATACAAACCACTTCGCCATATTTTGCGCCAAAATCTTTTTGGTGTATCAATAAAACAGTAATGCAGGTTTTTCCGCAGGTCGATGCGTATCATGCCTATGTTCCGTCGTTTGGAGAGTGGGGGTATACCATTGCCATAAATGGTTTTGGAACAACTTTTAATACCGTAAACCGAATAGCTGACGGACTAAAATTTTACAATTACCAGTTTGATCGTTTTAATTATTTTACCAACGATATGATTTCAAATCAAATCGAAATCAATCGTTTAGATAACCAGATTTTAGTACGCTATTTTGATGAAGAGTGGGGAAGACTGCAATAAATCCAGAAGGAATTTTATAAAAGGTGTCGGCGCTTCATTGCTGCTG contains:
- a CDS encoding DUF350 domain-containing protein, encoding MELIHAQPIVNSIIYSFLGIIILLIGYYIIEKLTPENTWKEVVEKNNVAVAIVLAAFIIGISMIISAAIHG
- a CDS encoding polyamine aminopropyltransferase; this encodes MGKKFLRFEFLLLFAVFIIATCGLIYELVAGTLASYLLGDSVKQFSFIIGVYLFSMGIGSFFSKFFHKNLLNTFVEIEILVGLIGGLSSVVLFLLFESVGSFQFILYLFVFVTGFLVGLEIPLLMNILKDRVEFKDLVSNVFTFDYIGALLASILFPLVLVPKLGIMGTSLFFGMINVSIAIALCFLLKRELKKPALLRAKAVFSFLLLLGVFIFSNDILAYSEGKLYGENIIYTNSTPYQRIVLTHNKSDYRLYLNNNLQFSSADEYRYHEALVHPVMSMAKSVKNVLVLGGGDGLAVREILKYKEVQKVTLVDLDEGMTKLFKTNTVLTNFNKSSLNNSKVTVINTDAYIWAKSCKEKFDAVIIDFPDPSNYSLGKLYSVNFYQTIKTILHPDAAVVIQTTSPYFAPKSFWCINKTVMQVFPQVDAYHAYVPSFGEWGYTIAINGFGTTFNTVNRIADGLKFYNYQFDRFNYFTNDMISNQIEINRLDNQILVRYFDEEWGRLQ
- a CDS encoding DUF4178 domain-containing protein; this translates as MKIPCYDCNTETELEVGFEVINFVCPKCQSLYAIDKEGKFRRRSKYRNVLRDYPLEIGDVGFLKGSEYKVTGLLRKNVHPNYTWTEFILQNDAKEFLYLSVSNGHWMMLTEMESIEELKKGVKVLKHDDVDYDLFEHSDAEIIDAQGFFDFELPQNKLIHLAEFINPPNIISVEKMNNVQTAYYGEYVSKSVIQKAFPKRTMPYQSGVNMIQPSRFDLRNTAIIFCLFALLIIMANWYIYKDQVEQNVFNSAIKFSEFDNKEITSPSFVLNGASAPMTIKVSTGVNNSWANLNVALINEDNGDEIYANKDIEYYYGYSDGESWTEGSQSEKFNICGVKAGKYHLLITPMKAPEDANNSEMNVNVVWNQPSNRNLWLVIIGMVVIYFVIRYFKNQFEKQRWSDSSYSTYE